A stretch of the Myxococcaceae bacterium JPH2 genome encodes the following:
- the gap gene encoding type I glyceraldehyde-3-phosphate dehydrogenase, whose protein sequence is MAIKIAINGFGRIGRCVLRAALSRKENLEIVAINDLDKPSALAHLFKYDSVHRTWPGTVSHTDKGIVVDGREIAVTAEKDPSALPWKAMNVDVVLECTGRFTAREGAEKHLKAGARKVLISAPAKGPDLTIAYGINHDQYDPAKHHIVSNASCTTNCLAPIAKVLVDNFGIENGLMTTVHSYTNDQRILDLTHEDMRRARAAALSMIPTSTGAAKAIGEVIPSLKGKMHGISVRVPTPNVSLVDLTVNTSKAVTPEAVVEAYRQAAAGSLKGVLEFSDAQTVSVDYNGNPHSAIFDSTNCFVMGERLLKVMAWYDNEWGFSNRMVDTAKFLVSKGI, encoded by the coding sequence ATGGCCATCAAGATCGCCATCAACGGTTTCGGTCGTATCGGCCGGTGCGTGCTGCGCGCCGCGCTCAGCCGCAAGGAGAACCTCGAGATCGTCGCCATCAACGACCTCGACAAGCCCTCGGCGCTGGCGCACCTGTTCAAGTACGACTCCGTGCACCGCACGTGGCCGGGCACCGTGTCGCACACGGACAAGGGCATCGTGGTGGATGGCCGGGAGATCGCCGTCACCGCCGAGAAGGACCCGTCCGCGCTGCCCTGGAAGGCGATGAACGTGGACGTGGTGCTCGAGTGCACCGGTCGCTTCACGGCGCGCGAGGGCGCGGAGAAGCACCTGAAGGCGGGCGCTCGCAAGGTGCTCATCTCGGCCCCGGCCAAGGGTCCGGACCTCACCATCGCGTACGGCATCAACCACGACCAGTACGATCCGGCCAAGCACCACATCGTCTCGAACGCCTCGTGCACCACCAACTGCCTGGCGCCCATCGCCAAGGTGCTGGTGGACAACTTCGGCATCGAGAACGGCCTGATGACCACGGTGCACAGCTACACCAACGATCAGCGCATCCTGGACCTCACGCACGAGGACATGCGCCGCGCTCGCGCCGCCGCGCTCTCCATGATCCCCACCAGCACGGGCGCCGCGAAGGCCATCGGTGAGGTCATCCCCTCGCTGAAGGGCAAGATGCACGGCATCTCGGTGCGCGTGCCCACCCCGAACGTGTCGCTGGTGGACCTGACGGTGAACACGTCCAAGGCCGTGACGCCGGAGGCCGTGGTGGAGGCGTACCGCCAGGCCGCCGCCGGTTCGCTCAAGGGCGTCCTCGAGTTCAGCGACGCGCAGACGGTGTCGGTGGACTACAACGGCAACCCGCACTCGGCCATCTTCGACTCGACCAACTGCTTCGTGATGGGCGAGCGGCTCCTGAAGGTCATGGCCTGGTACGACAACGAGTGGGGCTTCTCGAACCGCATGGTGGACACGGCCAAGTTCCTCGTGTCCAAGGGCATCTAG